Part of the Vigna unguiculata cultivar IT97K-499-35 chromosome 3, ASM411807v1, whole genome shotgun sequence genome, ATACAATTACACAAAgggtaattaattaattggtGTTACCTTTTGATTTCTTCCCACAATTCTCAAGTTTCAGCAGCATTTAATTCGTATTTGTTTGCAAGTGCTTGAATCAAGGGTTAATCATTTCTTGTGCAGATTCAGTGATACATGGGGCACTAAAACCGCAATCACCGTATGTGTTGTTTCCCAATTTAGTAGCAAGAGTTTCAAATAATTTGAAACCAGCTCAAATGACTATGTTACTCAGAAGCTACCGAATTTACCAAGTAATcatcaatattaaataattgtcTTTTCAGGTTCTTACTACCCACTGCTTTATTTGTAACGTAAACTAGCACTGAATGAGTTTAACACTGTTTGGTATCAGCAACGGAAGATTTCACGACAAGTATGGATAAAGAAAGTGAGATTGATTGTGGGAGACACGCTGCTGCATTCAGTGATCACGAACTCCAACTACGATGTGCACATTCTTTAGTCTCTCTTGAGATTCTTtagttttaaaacaaatttctgGAATGGGTTTTTCAAACACTTAtctgttcttcttctttctttgcaacattctctcttctttttccaTTGTAGTAGCAGTTATGACGAAAGCGACAGAGGTAACTATGGTGACAGTGATGACAGCAGCAATAGCGATGTGATATAGTGGTGAAGGAGTAGTTAGTAATTGTAGGGGTGCTGAAGGCAATAGCCATTGGGTTTACATTGTTACTAACATTTTATACAATACAATCGAATACAACAAATTCACATGAGTAgtacaagtaataaaaaattgtattatgtTGCTTTTTTTCCTATCTTTGCTTCTTCAAACTATACAGTTTTCTTTAAATGGTCCTTTTTGTCTAAGCAATTCACTTTTAGTGTAAATTATGTtggaaatgaatatttattttccaagATTCAGTTTATCCATTGtcttgttaattttaaatacgtttttttttatctttatatttattgtttgattaaattctaaatttcacaaattattttatcaaaatttaaaactagtCAACATTACCACAAATAATAGATGTGAAATTATAAGAAAGAATAAATATAGGGCTAGATTGTATATGTGcaatttatttgatttgtacTGGGCTAGGTATGCCTAAGTGAAAGACCATCCATTTTTGTGTTTCGTTCTAGTGTTTTTCTTCATATATCCCATAACTACTATCTGCACCACCAAGTTAATTGTGATTATCTATTCCAGAAACATTCTGAAACatcatattttttcataacagaaattttgaacaaaacaaGATTTCTGAAATAAGATTTTAAGAATAAGTTTTCAAGCACATTTGAGGATATGTAGATAGTAATATGGAGGTGTAGGAAGCAAGAACCGTcgttttgttttatatatttttttccttacgttattttatatttctgttTGTgtggaaagataaaaaaaacaagaaggtttaaaggaaaagagaaattgTTTGTTTAGTAAGGAAGGagaaagtttgaatttaaagtATGGATGGAAATAATCATTCAGATAACTATTTCCTTCAATTGATCAAAAAAACTGTTCCACTTCCATCAAGCATCACCattcttcataatttttttaaagtaaaatccATCCATTCATACACATTCCAAGGAAGGAAATTTCAATTTGCCTCTTCCATTTTCCTACATATTCCACCCCTTCGATTTCAATGCTCATTTATAGTATTTCAACTCAAAAGCCTCTTCTTTCTCTAGATACATAACACTGTCAAATCAAATgttctttcttaatttttgcACCCAATTGTTCTAAATGGCAAGAAATTTTCTTCTTAGTTCATAATAAACAAAGCAATCAAAAACATTCTCAGAAGTACATCAATGAAGTCCTTATTGACCCGTGTCAAATCCTTCTTCTCAAACCAATTTCTTCGCTTCACCAGTAGAAACACTCTTCTTATCCTTGATCGCTTTCACTGGAATGGAGAAACCTACGATCATGACCTCTTTCTGCTAAATGTCAAAGAAAAAAAGCTCAAACCACTCAATGTTCCAAAGGTCACAGATTCTGAAATGGGTTTCAAGATGGTGGGTTCATGCAACGGTTTACTCTGTGCCATTCACTATTCTTTGGATCCTAACTCTACCATCATTCTTTGGAACCCTACCACAGGACAAACCAAGCGAATCATTGAACCACAAACCGCTTTGCTTCCTTACATGGTGCCACCACACTGTCTTGTAGGCTTTTACTTCAACAAAAGTGACAGTGATTATCAAGTGCTTAGGGTTCACTCTTTTGAGGACACAAACGAAGAAGTGTGTTTGGGTGATTCTCTTACAAAAACTTGCGCTGTTCGAGTAGAAAAGTACTCTCTGCGTGAAGGGTTGTGGAGTGAAATCCAATATTGTGACAATCAATGTGTGAGTGTGAATGGGTGTTTGTTTTGGACTGAGAACAGTGTGACAGTGAGGGAAACTTTGTTTTGGATGGCTATGGAGATAAGTGAAAAGGTTAGTAATGAAATGATCATTTCTTTCAATGCATGTAGTTATGTTCTTAGCAAGATTGGGTTGCCCCCTTTGGTTGCTGGTGATGCTGAAGTTCATAAGAAACTTACAGTGTATAAGGATTCGGTTGCAGTGATTATTTGCTTGGAAACTGAAAATGTGGCACAGTGTTTAGATTTGTGGGTTTTCTATGATAAGTACGAAGGTGTGGAGTGTTGGTGTAGAATGCACACAATAGAAATGTTATTAAGGTTAGAGCGTCCAGTgggtattttgaaagatgagaTTCTTATGTCAACAGATAAAGTGATACGTAGTGTTAGTGGAACCATAGCTTTTCTTCCTGAAGATGATGTTGGAGCTGAATTTTCCTACAACGtcttcaattatgttgagaaCTTTTTATTTGATGGAAATGTGGTTGTGGAAGAAGATGATTCACTTGAAAATGATGGGCTCTCGTTGCTTAATTCGTTCATCAGCAACATTGGCAAATTAAGCATTGAAGATTGTGTGTGCTATTGAATagccttttttcttttcctttaggTTTTATGCATAAAACTTGTTAAGGTGATTGTGTAGTTAAAGGTTCCatttgtttgatgtttgtttttctgATTTTGTGGGATGCTATGCATGATTACACACGGTAAAACATGACATTAGAACCAAAAGTTTGTTTGAGTAAATATTTACATATCCTTATTATGATTAATGGACTTTTATTTACATCCTTGATATATGTTGTATCTGAAAAACATATGCATTAACTTTGCTGTTTATATGACATTGTTTCGTGTGTGCCCCCGAAGAGTGTATGATAGGAACATTTTCGGACAAACCAAAAGGGAAAAGCAAATTAACATTTATATCAATGTCTTCCCACTAAAAGGGTGAAATCTATACATTCTCCTGACAAACATTGAGATGTGAGAAGCAGAAAAGTTCGTCTTTAAGATAGTAGATTGAGTTGTTaggtaatattaaaaaatcttttACACTTTCAAGATAGAAGTCCCTATGCATCTAAGCACCAGAATGACATACATGGGTTTCTCAGCATTTGCAAAACAACCAAGTTACAGGGAACTCTTACCAATTTCACAAAATCTAGAATAATTTTCACATAGACATTATTTATCACCAGCACTCAAATCAATATTTGACAAATAAGTTTAAGGTTGTTGTCATAAAAATACAACAATCATAAAAAAGGTTTTTGCAAAAGCCAGTAATGATTTGAGTGCCTAATgtataatgtaataatatatgTGCCCATATAAAAGTATGTCCTAATTCTATCCACAGCGAAATTGATAGGTTCATGCTGTCCTAGAGAACAATGTCGACCATGGATGGCCATGGCCAAGGTATGATCCATGTATGTATGTGAAGCCAATCAGGCCAAGAGCCAGAAATTTCTGTGGGTTTTTGAATTGAGAACATAACCTCCATTTTGGCCTTTTCTCTGTACACTAACACAGGTGCAGGAGCAGTTTTGAATCAAATACTCTGCTGTGTCTATGGGTTTCATCACTTTCATAGTTCCTCCTGGTTGTCGCTTATATCTGTTTCCAAGCAACATAAATCATCAGCAACAGGGTTATAACTTCACCATCACATACATAAACATTGAATAGTAGCATAAATAATGTTTAGACCGGTAATAAATCAGAGCTACATTCTACTAAAAGtattcaaataaaaagtattttactCATACAAGGCTCATTTAACTCAGGTAAAATTCCGATCACCTAGAGCATACACAAATGTTATCTCCTTTTTTCCTGTCTCTAAAggatttttttatcattcttgTCTCGCCTCTCCATTTCCCCCTCTTTAATGTCTTTCATTTATTGATTGAACCTCTAAATTTCCCTTCAGATCTCCTAAATTATGATCATTAAAATAGTCGATTTCCATTATTCAAATAGGTTATATTCTACCCAATCAACATTAGACCTAACACCACACACTCTTTCTAAAGAGTAAGGCTATCAGGATATACGAAGATCTTGATCCTTTAGGCATATTGACCCAGACTAACACCACAAACAAAAGTGTCTCACACGCAAACATCAATATCATGCAAAGTTAGATAGACAAACAAGAACATATTCCATTTGgaaataaataacacataacCATATCTAGATAACatgtatttatagttttcaattacaaaacaaaattaataacgCTTAGATgtcacctaaaatattttcagcAAGACCTGGAATGAGATGTCACAGATATTgttttttcaatgaaaattgaaGGTTGATCTGATTAAAATTTGATGGTGAGATAAAATGATAGGTAATATGAATGAGAAAAGGAAGTTTGTTATACGAACCCTAACAATGCAGAAGAAATACTGCGTTTCTGGCCTATAACTATGACATCCACCCCATGGGTTTTGGTGAGGGAGAGAATGGTGGCGGCCCTGTCTCTTCCATCCATCTCAACCCTCATTACACGCACTTTAATCTTTGGCTGAGATGCCTTGCAAATTTGCTTCATCTCCTCCAGAAAATCAACCCCTTCTCCCTCGGCCGCAGCGGCGCCGCCGCTTCCGCCAATTTCAAGGGACACGGTGTTGGAGTTTCCCAAGGAAGGCATCTTGAGGAAGGTGGAAATAGTGTTGCGCCAGGAGCTAGGGTTCTCAACGTGCAGGAGAATCAACTCGTCTTGTTCGATGACGGCATGCGAGAGCGCGTACTGCAACGCGCCCGCAGACTCGCGCGTGGGGTCCGCGACTACCATGACCTTCCTTGCCTCGGCGCTGGAGTTCCGGTTACTAGCCATGCCTTGCGCCATGCCTAAGGTCGCCGACGACGCCGCCAGCCGAAACTCCTAGAGGggtaaagagaagaaaaactaAGGTCGAAATGAGTTGTGATGAAAATATTGATGGTGATAATATGAGAGgttcattattttttgtgatGCTACCGACTACAATGGAACAGCTATCATCCATCGTCCTTCTTCTCATCTTTCTTCTCACTTCCTCTATTTTTAGCAtctcttctctctccctctGACTCGCTcaattccttttcttttctaattttttctttttattactctatgttttttctttctcctaattttattattttatcaactatATCTCATTTTAActttactttcttttaaaatggaGATTATAATAactgaattttacaaaaatagacgAAAATGTTTTTTATACTCAACATATTCTTTCATGATTTTGAAACCAGTTCTTCTATCAACTTCTTTTGGTTAAGTTGCTCCAAATAACTtatcaaaatcaattatttttaaaatctttaactTGGTCAACTGCGACAAAGAAACATCCTTTTGATATTAGATAAGTTTGGTcgtatgtttttaaaaaaatattatgttggtatcatttacttattttaaaaacaaataattttatatttttcaataagtaaatcgtaaatattttaaataacatgtaATTTTAAGTtagttattttaagtttaactaaACTGGGTCATTAGCTAACTTCAAAATTAATTAGGGAGGTATCATTGACGGCAATGTACGTTGATCATGATGTTCTGTCGACTTTTTACTCTTGAATTCATGATTTATTTGTCAGAACGATGGCATGTCTATTATTTTAACACGGTGAGGTGTCATCGAAGTAAGGAGTGGCACAAAATGAAAATCTAAAAACTGCGTTACCAAGTTGGGTATATCCTTGAATTGGAAAATTCATAGATTTAATCACAGAAGAAATTCACAGGGTTTCAAAACGATAGTGGCAACCACCAATAATCATTGAGGCAATTGAAATAGGTATTTGCTTCTGGAGATAAGAAAAGACTGATCAAATGTGACTGCGCAGTGAATGAGGAAATCGTTCGAGGTCTGTTAATCAGAAGACCATTGCAACAGTTGTTTTAAGGCGTTAAAAGAGGAAAGGAGAAGAAATTAGTAAACAAAACATGTTTTATTATtcgataattttaaaaatacgcATATCCTTTAATGTCAAATAACAAGTCCCAAACTTATAAAACAGTATTAATTACTTCCTTTACTTGAATTGtgaaaattgaagagaaaagtaGATAACAAACGATCGATAAgaagataattataattatactttataatttgTGTTCCCCTTAAcctttgaagatttgaaaaggtTGGATAAATGGATACGAAGGAGGAAACTAACTTTCCACTATAGGGAGATGCGATGCGAAGAATGTTGAGAAAAAGGGTAATGTACGTTGTACACCAAATTAGCACACTTAATTAAAACCTAAGTTAAAGATGAGGagcataatttatattatatagaatACAACTTCGCACAGGGTGGCGGCCATATACGGTGTCTTCTCTTGGCTTGGGACCAAACAATGCTACATTTAAAGCCTGTGACCGGTGACTTTCAAACTCACATCAAGACCCTTAATAAAAACCGGGAGGTGAATAGGAAGGAGGGATTAGTAGCTGTTTTGCCATATTTGTTGGGTCTGTTTTGGTGGTTGGCTTTGAGAACCACCAAGGCTTGCTTCCCTAGGATTCTGCTGAGGGTGTTCCAGAGATACACCACTCTGAGAGTGATAGAAATTAGGGTAACCAAGGGATCCAAAATGCTGAGAAGCCTGTTGTTGACTTTGCCGAAATCCCCCACCTTGTTGATTCTGTCCCTGCTGGAAGCTGTAATACGTGCTGGGAGGAACTGCAGACATTGTTCGAGAGCTAGGTCCATGAACCCACATCGGAGAATTCTCATTCTGACACAACCAAACACAAAATCAGCACGTCCTTCTTTAATAACCAACCAATAGGGACACatcttaaaaattgtatttatatgCCCTTAAATACTACCTCCCTTCCACAATAACTGTATTTTAAGGTTATTCCAAGAACAACAATAAATATACTACTTTTTGAAACAATTTCACTGAAATAGCCTTACTCTTCACATAAATACGTTACtctaaataagaaaaaaaaaagttattggtTTGAGGGAATAttaggaagaaaaataaattaatgctTCATTAGAATGTGAGAACatcaatcattatttttatatgactAAAACTGCAGTTATTTTGGAACAGAggtacaataaaaattaacaaataactCCAGTTTGTAAAGGTGGAAATGTTAGCGTTGAATAGGCTCAAACCGTAAGGCATTGcacatgaaaaaattaaaaaagcagTTAACTGAAGACCTTTTACCTGCTGCAGTGAGATCATATGATTAGTGTCCTTGTACTGAGAGTTTATAACATCATCATATCCGATAGTTGTACTAGTAGGCGCAGCAGGTGGATTCAATGGATAGTTTCCTCCAGGAATGCTGGTGGAACTTCCGAAACCATATCCAGATGCAACAGCAGCAGACTGAGGTAAGCTACTGACAGAAATGCTATTTTTATATTGAGGAAGCATGgcagccaaagattggtggtaTGTGTTATTGCCAGCAAAAGCCTGCTGAAATGCTGATGGCATGTAGGTATAACTCTGAGGCAAGAATGGATAGCTAATCATATTAGCAAAATGTCCCAGGGGAAGGGTGGGCTGGGAATAGGGATGCAGAGCAAGGTGTTGTTGGGGAACTGCAGGCCCAGTGGCAACATTGGCACCAGGTAGAGCTTGTGGATTAGGTTGAGGCGTTGAAATGTTATTAGCCCTCAGAGCCTACAAGTTGACAAATAATATTAGTGACAATGAGTACCATGTTCTTCTCCCTCgtaataaacataattatgaAATCATAATACAAATACGGATACGAATGATAAACTACAAATGCAACTGTTGGCAATGCCAATATAAAATGCACCCATGACCTGGGATTATTTTAGATTCAATATGATAAATCCCATGTTCGCTTTCACAAATGTAAGGCACAGATACTTGTACGAAATCTCCACATTCATTATAAATACTAATACAATTACACCCCATATCTGGTCTTATATTATACTCTGTTTTCTAATATCCAGTAACCACAAAGTACTGGCCAACCTCGAGTATTACACTTCACACGGACTGGGCAATGGAAAAAACCGTCAACTTGGATTGGAATAGGATAAGCAACacattgataaatataattatatatttttacataatatacatatatataagcatattttatttaatatataatatctcaCCAGGatcttcatttttaaaaaatcatagtATTCCAGTGCCTTTGcacaatatatatacacataacaATGTCATCCCTAAATTATCCACTCCCATTTTTATGGGAATACCAAACTGATTAGTAACACAATGGACATAGAATCACTCAAGGTTTATCACAGGTAGATTGCAGAGCAAAGTGCAGAAATACTCAAgattaaatcaaacaaaatgcaGACACAGGATACCATCCTTGCAGGAACGTAGGCATAAAATCCAAAATGCCTCTTCTCACCTAATATATCCttttaagttgctaattaagtaattaatacAAACTTCGTAGGTGTAAACAGTTATTGGACAAATATTGGCTCATGTGAAGACTCTATTAACCATCAAT contains:
- the LOC114178650 gene encoding uncharacterized protein LOC114178650, which codes for MKSLLTRVKSFFSNQFLRFTSRNTLLILDRFHWNGETYDHDLFLLNVKEKKLKPLNVPKVTDSEMGFKMVGSCNGLLCAIHYSLDPNSTIILWNPTTGQTKRIIEPQTALLPYMVPPHCLVGFYFNKSDSDYQVLRVHSFEDTNEEVCLGDSLTKTCAVRVEKYSLREGLWSEIQYCDNQCVSVNGCLFWTENSVTVRETLFWMAMEISEKVSNEMIISFNACSYVLSKIGLPPLVAGDAEVHKKLTVYKDSVAVIICLETENVAQCLDLWVFYDKYEGVECWCRMHTIEMLLRLERPVGILKDEILMSTDKVIRSVSGTIAFLPEDDVGAEFSYNVFNYVENFLFDGNVVVEEDDSLENDGLSLLNSFISNIGKLSIEDCVCY
- the LOC114176560 gene encoding uncharacterized protein LOC114176560, which encodes MAQGMASNRNSSAEARKVMVVADPTRESAGALQYALSHAVIEQDELILLHVENPSSWRNTISTFLKMPSLGNSNTVSLEIGGSGGAAAAEGEGVDFLEEMKQICKASQPKIKVRVMRVEMDGRDRAATILSLTKTHGVDVIVIGQKRSISSALLGYKRQPGGTMKVMKPIDTAEYLIQNCSCTCVSVQRKGQNGGYVLNSKTHRNFWLLA